The Chitinispirillales bacterium genome includes a region encoding these proteins:
- a CDS encoding HDIG domain-containing protein — MSDKEIFDFIDEIYKNDKEILFFLIPHIKSVADLAVKIAKEQKADVDFVHRASLLHDIAILMTNVPKIHCKGSAPYIQHGILGKKLLEEHGYIREASVAQTHIGVGISANHIIKNKLPLPPIDMIPATLEEEIISYADLFFSKRPKTLTIPKTIEEVIHDVKRYGDDSYEIFEKWHKKFSI, encoded by the coding sequence TTGAGTGACAAAGAAATTTTTGACTTTATAGACGAAATTTACAAAAACGATAAAGAAATTTTGTTTTTTTTAATTCCGCATATAAAAAGCGTTGCAGATTTAGCCGTAAAAATCGCCAAGGAACAAAAAGCCGATGTCGATTTTGTTCATCGCGCTTCGCTTTTGCACGACATAGCAATTTTAATGACAAACGTACCGAAAATCCACTGCAAAGGCTCTGCGCCTTATATTCAACACGGAATTCTTGGGAAAAAACTGCTTGAAGAACACGGATATATTCGCGAAGCATCTGTCGCGCAGACTCATATAGGGGTTGGAATTTCCGCAAATCATATTATAAAGAACAAACTGCCGCTGCCTCCAATAGATATGATTCCAGCAACGCTTGAAGAAGAAATAATTTCTTATGCCGATTTATTTTTCTCCAAACGCCCTAAAACCTTAACTATCCCCAAAACCATCGAAGAAGTCATACACGATGTAAAACGTTACGGAGACGATTCTTATGAAATTTTTGAGAAATGGCATAAAAAATTTTCAATTTAG
- a CDS encoding DUF5618 family protein, with translation MTIHEQNIFLIKEYEEAVRYMNNANEALQKSKKDDRYYSDKKYVRTACGVAYSGVLLALDAWLTLKGIPKPNKKQRKSIEYYMSNITELDKKLLSNLHTVYNILHLAGYYDGVTNIKVIQAGFESANEIIEKIKPERAA, from the coding sequence ATGACAATTCATGAGCAAAATATCTTTTTAATTAAAGAATATGAAGAAGCCGTACGTTACATGAATAACGCAAACGAGGCTTTACAAAAATCTAAAAAAGACGATAGATATTACAGCGATAAGAAGTACGTACGCACCGCCTGCGGCGTCGCATACAGCGGCGTTTTGCTTGCCCTTGACGCATGGCTTACGCTAAAAGGAATCCCCAAACCTAACAAAAAACAACGTAAATCTATAGAATATTACATGTCGAATATAACCGAATTAGATAAGAAACTTTTATCTAATCTGCATACCGTTTATAATATATTGCATTTGGCCGGTTATTACGACGGGGTTACGAATATAAAAGTAATTCAAGCGGGTTTTGAATCGGCGAACGAAATAATCGAAAAAATTAAACCGGAACGTGCGGCGTGA
- a CDS encoding transposase, with the protein MKKTSPHPQWALAQKRKGTELRLISGNYYLYEVSSKWNPQKKRTVKITGKLLGKITESDGFIESDKERLRKQQLRVESVQVKEYGITSAINALFGDTVNALKKYFPDSWQRIVCLAYGRLVHRSALKNIAYHHSMSYLSELYSDVNLSAKSLSYFLRELGEDRQKIVDFCRSFNVSDDCILFDGTDIFSYSEEMELPKFSKSKFGTYDDMINLMCIFSVKSQSPVYYRLLPGNIKDVSAFKLCLKESGVKDAVIVMDRGFASNSNIKALEDSELKFIIPLHRNNSLIDYEKLKTGDKRLLDGYFEHEERIIWHYSVFVDEKKSITVFLDDELRTREQRDYLKRINNDALDYCIDKFHDKQYQLGTIALIENTGKKAAEVFTDYKTRGEVETMIDALKNIVEADRTYMQNEMALEGWMFINLIALKWYYVILNLVKKHDLNKKYSPMDLLLFLTEIKKVKINNQWYDAKTTKTTRELLKKLNIIP; encoded by the coding sequence ATGAAAAAGACATCACCACATCCGCAATGGGCATTAGCCCAAAAACGTAAAGGAACGGAATTACGCCTTATAAGTGGCAATTATTATCTTTACGAAGTAAGCAGTAAATGGAATCCGCAGAAGAAGCGGACTGTAAAGATTACCGGCAAACTTTTGGGCAAAATAACCGAATCTGATGGATTTATTGAGTCGGACAAGGAACGTTTACGCAAGCAGCAACTACGCGTAGAAAGCGTTCAAGTTAAAGAATATGGAATAACATCAGCAATAAACGCTTTGTTCGGTGATACAGTAAATGCTTTAAAGAAATATTTTCCTGATTCGTGGCAACGTATTGTTTGTTTGGCATATGGACGGCTGGTTCATCGTTCTGCGTTGAAAAATATCGCTTATCATCATTCAATGAGTTATTTGTCCGAACTTTACTCAGATGTTAATTTATCCGCCAAATCTTTGAGCTATTTTCTAAGGGAATTGGGCGAAGATCGTCAAAAGATAGTAGATTTTTGCCGTTCGTTCAATGTATCCGATGACTGCATATTGTTTGATGGAACTGATATTTTCAGTTATTCCGAAGAGATGGAACTTCCCAAATTCAGTAAAAGCAAATTTGGGACATATGACGACATGATAAATTTGATGTGCATTTTCTCGGTAAAAAGTCAATCACCGGTTTATTACAGACTTCTGCCTGGTAACATCAAGGATGTCAGCGCATTCAAATTGTGTTTGAAAGAGAGTGGTGTAAAAGATGCCGTTATTGTAATGGACAGGGGTTTTGCCTCAAACAGTAATATTAAAGCGCTTGAAGACAGCGAATTAAAATTTATCATTCCTTTGCATAGAAATAACTCTTTGATAGATTATGAAAAATTAAAAACCGGTGATAAGCGCCTTTTGGACGGATATTTTGAACATGAAGAACGTATTATATGGCATTATTCTGTTTTTGTTGATGAAAAAAAGAGTATAACCGTATTCTTGGATGATGAACTGCGCACCCGTGAGCAACGTGATTATCTGAAAAGAATAAACAACGACGCATTGGACTATTGTATTGATAAATTTCACGACAAGCAGTATCAATTAGGTACAATCGCACTAATAGAAAATACGGGGAAAAAGGCAGCCGAAGTTTTTACCGACTATAAAACGCGTGGTGAAGTAGAAACAATGATAGATGCGTTGAAAAATATTGTAGAAGCCGACAGAACATACATGCAAAACGAAATGGCGCTTGAAGGATGGATGTTTATTAATCTAATTGCACTTAAATGGTATTACGTGATTTTAAATTTGGTCAAAAAACATGATCTAAACAAAAAATATTCTCCTATGGATTTGCTTTTGTTTCTAACAGAAATAAAAAAAGTGAAAATCAACAATCAATGGTATGATGCGAAAACGACTAAAACTACAAGAGAGTTGTTGAAAAAATTGAATATTATACCTTAA
- a CDS encoding ATP-binding cassette domain-containing protein — MKTDKILFLCQDLTIVNRKSCLKIPNFLLKRGETWVILGQNGAGKSQFAQILGGKKIDFCGKVKSFGRSVLVSFEKINETIENDRQDDAYISESNFLSPGQKVCDFFKISNLRILDEFMQKFNIFHTRNTSIRHLSTGELAKILIIAALCENPDILVLDEPFDGLDTKSCGELLQIIENFIDKKVAVIMFLNRIQEIPACASHLAFIEKERSFLVAGKREIVEKSKKFQRLLHFQNEKIQEIPQKITQDSPILYENYAVLKNVCIKYGEKIVLDNLNWTLKRGEHWYIFGPNGCGKSTLLSIISGDNPQSFANDIELFGKKRGQGETIWEIKKNVGIVSTLFHRDYRVSISALNVIISGFHDTIGIYKKPSLSEIHAANRWLELAAMKNAAKESFANLSYGEQRLLLILRAMVKHPPILILDEPCFGLDPFNRELVLNLVEILASSNTTSVLFVSHHEEDVIKNIKNRLEFVQSKNGYDIIEKRIN; from the coding sequence ATGAAAACGGATAAAATTCTTTTTTTATGCCAAGATTTAACTATCGTAAACCGCAAAAGTTGTTTAAAAATCCCAAATTTTTTGCTGAAACGAGGTGAAACGTGGGTAATACTTGGACAAAACGGCGCGGGAAAATCACAATTTGCACAAATTCTTGGCGGCAAAAAAATTGATTTTTGCGGAAAAGTTAAAAGTTTCGGCAGAAGCGTTTTAGTTTCGTTTGAAAAAATAAACGAAACTATAGAAAACGACCGCCAAGACGACGCTTATATTTCTGAAAGTAACTTTTTATCACCCGGACAAAAGGTTTGCGATTTTTTTAAAATCTCAAATTTGCGAATTTTGGACGAATTTATGCAAAAATTCAATATTTTTCATACAAGAAATACATCGATTCGCCATTTATCGACAGGAGAACTTGCAAAAATTCTTATAATCGCCGCGCTTTGTGAAAATCCCGATATTCTGGTTTTGGACGAACCGTTTGACGGACTTGATACAAAAAGTTGCGGCGAACTTTTGCAAATAATAGAAAATTTTATAGATAAAAAAGTCGCTGTAATCATGTTTCTGAACAGAATTCAAGAAATTCCCGCCTGCGCCTCACATTTAGCGTTTATCGAAAAAGAGCGTTCGTTTTTAGTAGCCGGAAAAAGAGAAATTGTCGAGAAATCCAAAAAATTTCAACGTTTATTGCATTTTCAAAACGAAAAAATTCAAGAAATTCCACAAAAAATCACTCAAGATTCTCCAATTTTATACGAAAATTACGCTGTTTTGAAAAATGTATGCATAAAATATGGTGAAAAAATAGTACTTGATAACCTGAATTGGACGTTGAAAAGAGGCGAACATTGGTACATTTTCGGTCCGAACGGCTGTGGAAAATCCACTTTGCTTTCAATTATTAGCGGCGATAACCCACAATCGTTTGCTAACGATATCGAACTTTTCGGCAAAAAACGCGGACAAGGCGAGACAATTTGGGAAATTAAAAAAAATGTCGGAATAGTCTCTACACTTTTTCACAGAGATTATAGGGTTTCGATTTCGGCGTTGAACGTAATAATTTCAGGATTTCACGATACGATAGGAATTTACAAAAAACCGAGTTTAAGTGAAATTCACGCGGCAAATCGCTGGTTAGAACTTGCGGCAATGAAAAACGCGGCAAAAGAATCTTTTGCAAATTTATCTTACGGTGAGCAGCGCTTACTTTTAATTTTGCGCGCCATGGTGAAACATCCGCCTATTTTGATTTTAGACGAACCGTGCTTTGGTCTTGACCCGTTTAATCGAGAATTGGTATTGAATCTGGTAGAAATTCTTGCGTCGTCAAACACAACGAGCGTACTTTTTGTAAGTCATCATGAAGAAGATGTAATAAAAAACATAAAAAACCGATTGGAATTTGTTCAGTCGAAAAATGGATACGATATCATCGAAAAGAGGATAAATTGA
- a CDS encoding KTSC domain-containing protein: MRNRVGGIETGVRTHRVVRPEANNRIIEGTYSYNDKAGGAVALFGGRKNNINILNQIQNSDMTKADKRRSKAAYLIEKINTHTPPSSVIEHIEYDVDSRMLQIKFVSGETYDYPGFTLDLLEQWATADSLGGYFVRVIRPYWNFGGKS; this comes from the coding sequence ATGAGAAATAGAGTAGGGGGAATTGAAACTGGAGTAAGAACCCATCGTGTCGTCAGACCTGAAGCCAACAATAGAATAATTGAGGGGACTTATTCTTATAACGACAAAGCGGGCGGCGCGGTCGCGCTTTTTGGCGGACGTAAGAATAACATCAATATACTTAATCAGATACAAAATTCTGATATGACAAAAGCGGACAAACGCAGATCAAAAGCCGCTTATCTTATAGAAAAAATAAACACTCATACTCCGCCGAGTTCGGTTATAGAACACATAGAATATGATGTCGATTCAAGAATGTTACAAATAAAATTCGTTTCCGGTGAGACTTACGATTATCCGGGTTTTACTTTGGATTTGCTTGAACAATGGGCGACAGCCGATTCTTTAGGCGGATATTTTGTAAGAGTTATACGACCATACTGGAATTTCGGGGGAAAGAGTTAA
- a CDS encoding ABC transporter permease, with the protein MDIIFTIASNTFRETIRNKVLYNILLFVGIIITLSVSFGEWSVFARVQVMNDFGLAAMSLSGLLLAVFIGSSLLGKEIGGKTIYLTATKPINRGYIIVGKFLGVYLTLFLNFLIMSAIFAISLAVSGGEITAMHTKALTLLIVELGIILSFSLLFSVLSSPTLAAIFTIGFYIIGHFNDLVGLADLENRAWLVPFLKAFNLIMPNLEYFNIRAAVVQENSIGLAYVVFAVIYGILYIAIATILASVAFEKKDLS; encoded by the coding sequence ATGGACATAATTTTTACTATAGCAAGTAATACTTTTCGCGAAACAATCCGCAACAAAGTACTTTACAATATTCTGCTTTTTGTAGGAATAATTATAACTTTATCGGTAAGTTTCGGCGAATGGTCTGTTTTTGCCAGAGTACAAGTTATGAACGATTTCGGTCTTGCCGCGATGTCTTTAAGCGGGTTACTTTTGGCGGTTTTCATAGGAAGTTCGCTTTTGGGGAAAGAAATCGGCGGAAAAACAATTTATTTGACGGCGACCAAGCCCATAAATCGCGGATATATAATTGTCGGAAAATTTTTGGGAGTTTATTTGACGCTTTTTTTGAATTTTTTAATTATGTCGGCGATTTTTGCGATTTCGCTTGCGGTTTCCGGCGGTGAAATTACCGCTATGCACACAAAAGCGTTAACTTTGCTGATAGTTGAATTGGGAATAATTTTGTCGTTTTCACTGCTTTTTTCGGTACTTTCATCGCCTACGCTCGCGGCGATTTTTACTATAGGATTTTACATAATCGGACATTTTAACGATTTGGTCGGTCTTGCCGATTTGGAAAATAGAGCGTGGCTTGTTCCGTTTCTAAAAGCGTTTAATTTAATTATGCCGAATCTTGAGTATTTCAATATTCGGGCGGCGGTTGTTCAGGAAAATTCCATTGGTTTGGCTTACGTAGTTTTTGCGGTAATTTACGGAATTTTATATATAGCGATTGCAACAATTTTAGCGTCGGTGGCGTTTGAGAAAAAGGATTTGTCTTGA
- a CDS encoding DUF4954 family protein — translation MNYRNLTGEEINILENQGCFCENWQDVEVVQNFSARFCRNVHFSGKVKIGETDKKVQVSSVEKQCGIYNAYIHNCTIGDRVYISNIGTHIANYEIGDDTVIENTGTIEIREKTSFGNGTRVSVLNETGGRSIPIFTGMSAQFAYFLTFYRHNKNLICKLEEIAENVKKLIESDTGKIGRGVKILNSGTITDCNIGDATQILNSARLHNGNIASSFSAPIRIGTGVIADHFLIHEGSSLLDRTTISHCFIGEGCDLSREFSAEHSLFFANFVGHHGEASSIFAGPYTVTYHKSSLLISGYFLFSNAGSGSNQSNHLYKMGPVHQGIFERGTKTSSNSYILYPARIGPFTLVLGRHVSHCDTKNMPYSYLVEQSGYSVLIPGTNIMKMGTIRDADKWKIRDKRKGKALDLINYNLLNPFSVSKMIEGKRILYNMKISNSKEFLNGFNGQIYKFNGTIIPQDALVNGIHYYSLGIVKYLGNVFVNKLLKCQINSANDLQKILSPQKIIEAAVWFDIAGCIIPKNFADEFSRNIESGKINSVEKFDSAFKEMHSKYDDISWEWCVSEIGKYYEKQMKNMTKNDFLVFLDEWFMAIKELDKCFIDDAKKEYSETMKIGFGIDGSEKTADGDFEEVRGEFDKNEFVRKIGVHLEKKRALYEKAKEIIKTFLN, via the coding sequence ATGAATTACAGAAATTTGACCGGAGAAGAGATAAACATTCTTGAAAATCAGGGGTGTTTTTGTGAGAATTGGCAAGACGTGGAAGTTGTACAAAATTTTAGTGCAAGATTTTGCCGAAACGTACATTTTTCTGGAAAAGTAAAAATTGGCGAAACAGATAAAAAAGTACAGGTTTCATCAGTTGAAAAACAATGCGGAATTTATAATGCTTACATCCATAATTGTACAATAGGGGACAGGGTTTATATTTCAAATATCGGTACGCACATCGCCAACTATGAAATCGGCGACGATACCGTTATAGAGAATACCGGCACGATTGAAATTCGCGAAAAAACTTCTTTCGGAAATGGAACAAGAGTTTCGGTACTCAATGAAACAGGAGGACGCAGTATTCCGATTTTTACGGGAATGTCAGCTCAATTCGCGTATTTTTTGACTTTTTATCGGCATAATAAAAATTTAATTTGCAAATTGGAAGAAATCGCCGAAAACGTAAAAAAATTGATTGAAAGCGATACCGGAAAAATTGGTCGCGGTGTTAAAATTTTAAATTCCGGAACGATTACCGATTGTAATATCGGTGACGCAACGCAAATTTTGAATTCCGCACGGCTTCACAACGGAAATATCGCAAGCAGCTTTTCGGCTCCGATTCGCATCGGAACGGGCGTAATCGCCGATCACTTTTTGATTCACGAAGGTTCGTCTCTTTTGGATAGAACTACTATTTCACATTGTTTTATTGGAGAAGGTTGTGACTTATCGCGCGAATTTTCTGCGGAACATTCTTTGTTTTTTGCCAATTTCGTCGGGCATCACGGTGAAGCATCCTCAATTTTTGCCGGTCCGTACACCGTTACATACCATAAATCGTCGCTTTTGATTTCCGGATATTTTTTGTTCAGCAACGCGGGAAGCGGTTCTAATCAGAGCAATCATTTGTACAAAATGGGTCCGGTTCACCAAGGGATATTTGAAAGAGGTACAAAAACTTCGTCAAATTCTTATATTTTATATCCTGCGAGAATAGGACCTTTTACGCTAGTTTTAGGGAGGCATGTCAGCCATTGCGACACGAAAAATATGCCGTATTCTTATTTGGTTGAGCAATCGGGCTACAGCGTTTTGATCCCTGGAACGAATATAATGAAAATGGGAACAATTCGTGATGCGGACAAATGGAAAATACGAGATAAGCGAAAAGGGAAAGCGCTTGACCTTATAAATTACAATTTACTTAATCCGTTTTCGGTTTCAAAAATGATTGAAGGAAAAAGAATTTTGTACAATATGAAAATAAGTAATTCAAAGGAATTTCTAAACGGATTTAACGGACAAATTTACAAATTTAACGGAACTATAATTCCGCAAGACGCGCTTGTAAACGGAATTCACTATTACAGTTTGGGAATCGTAAAGTATTTGGGAAACGTTTTTGTGAACAAATTGCTTAAATGTCAAATAAACAGCGCTAACGATTTGCAAAAAATTTTGTCTCCACAAAAAATCATCGAAGCCGCTGTTTGGTTTGATATTGCCGGCTGCATAATTCCAAAAAATTTTGCCGATGAATTTAGTAGGAATATTGAAAGCGGCAAAATAAATTCGGTTGAAAAATTTGATTCGGCTTTCAAAGAAATGCATAGTAAATATGACGATATTTCGTGGGAATGGTGCGTTTCTGAGATTGGAAAATATTACGAAAAACAGATGAAAAATATGACAAAAAATGATTTTCTCGTATTTCTGGACGAGTGGTTTATGGCGATAAAAGAATTGGACAAATGTTTTATAGACGATGCAAAAAAAGAGTATTCTGAAACGATGAAAATCGGTTTTGGTATTGATGGAAGCGAAAAAACGGCTGACGGTGATTTTGAAGAAGTTCGCGGAGAGTTTGACAAAAACGAATTTGTGAGAAAAATAGGCGTACATTTGGAAAAAAAGAGAGCGCTTTACGAAAAAGCGAAAGAAATCATTAAGACTTTTCTAAATTGA
- a CDS encoding ABC transporter ATP-binding protein — MEQNAAELKNVTKIFNEALEEKAKIAVNDLSFSVKSGVITGFIGPNGAGKTTSIKMILGLVKPTKGGVSLMGIPSNAPRARQNVSFVSEQPYFYEHLTAYETLKFICDLKRVPKNCIDKEILRVLEIVEMWQNAKRRVKSFSKGMQQRLNMAQALIGNPKLIIMDEPMSGMDPLGRRLFRDIFKTLSDQGTTIFFSTHIVEDIEALCDEIIVLSDGKLHLQGSVDDLVNSTTLGVEYRFENLNANVLDFLQKSVKNANISDKKENFYSFILKDKDDLQNFNLSICQNKIMPSSIVPIRSSLEEILYSSHTKGEK, encoded by the coding sequence ATGGAACAGAATGCGGCGGAACTCAAAAACGTAACGAAAATATTTAACGAAGCGCTTGAAGAAAAAGCAAAAATCGCTGTAAACGATTTGTCGTTTTCGGTTAAAAGCGGCGTAATTACCGGATTTATCGGTCCAAACGGCGCAGGGAAAACCACGTCGATAAAGATGATTCTGGGGCTCGTAAAACCTACAAAAGGCGGCGTATCGCTTATGGGAATCCCGTCAAACGCCCCAAGAGCTCGTCAAAATGTGTCGTTTGTTTCCGAACAACCGTATTTTTACGAACATTTGACAGCCTATGAAACGCTGAAATTTATCTGCGACCTCAAACGCGTTCCCAAAAACTGTATCGACAAGGAGATTTTGCGGGTTTTGGAAATCGTCGAAATGTGGCAAAACGCAAAACGTCGAGTAAAATCATTTTCGAAAGGAATGCAACAGCGGCTAAATATGGCGCAGGCGCTTATAGGAAATCCGAAATTGATAATTATGGACGAGCCGATGAGCGGGATGGATCCTCTTGGACGGCGGCTTTTTAGAGATATTTTCAAAACCCTTTCGGATCAAGGAACTACGATATTTTTTTCTACGCATATAGTTGAGGATATAGAAGCGCTTTGCGATGAAATTATCGTTTTGTCGGACGGGAAATTACATCTACAGGGTTCGGTGGACGATCTGGTAAATTCAACGACGTTAGGAGTCGAATACAGATTTGAGAATTTAAACGCAAACGTTCTTGATTTTTTACAAAAATCGGTAAAAAACGCAAATATTTCAGATAAAAAAGAAAATTTCTACTCGTTTATTTTGAAAGACAAGGACGATTTACAAAATTTCAATTTGTCGATTTGCCAAAACAAAATAATGCCGTCTTCAATTGTGCCGATACGCAGTTCTCTTGAAGAGATTTTATATTCGAGTCACACAAAAGGAGAAAAATAA
- a CDS encoding terminase family protein, whose amino-acid sequence MRYENPKMTDKQIINDYIHKNWKFTQTVPHPAQTNVLNGITNEYDDKTLFFISSGNSFGKTHLMCNIILNMCNPKEFRTFHIPLFDEYDRKKEAGEEVNLWIIGTADNFKPSGAIYSTLRDLDSTADINYYKKTITINGQHILFKTHEQDVTAFAGPRLFAIFSDEPMKEAIFHECLLRLTGINNANKMFLFFTPVTNRASYLLDYDESRKDEGFNDVCWMKGSIYDNPHATQKQLNAIERLVAINPAEKNARLYGEFAQLSGRIFTTFSRSEHVFNELPYNLYKYYISFDPHEMKSLFGLLIAVNPDRQFFVIDEFPNRPWNQITTDQMDITQQVQELHNMCHRNNIEFKDLSSIFADKIEIAQPRTQLHGKETLREKYAAAGVHINTTFSVLWDEGLEAIHEALYYDEIYYPNLHIKDNCNNLITAMERFSYKTTKISSLVTSKVSRLDPEWECPISALRFFVTSNFTVPAISSPYAPKFKKAYTRDRQSDKVTSRL is encoded by the coding sequence ATGCGATACGAAAATCCCAAAATGACGGATAAACAGATTATAAACGATTATATACATAAAAACTGGAAATTCACTCAAACGGTTCCGCATCCGGCGCAAACAAACGTATTAAACGGTATAACAAACGAATATGACGATAAAACGTTGTTTTTTATATCGTCGGGAAATTCGTTCGGAAAAACGCATTTAATGTGCAATATAATTTTAAACATGTGTAATCCGAAAGAGTTCAGGACTTTTCATATTCCTTTATTTGACGAATATGACCGAAAAAAAGAAGCGGGCGAAGAAGTGAATCTTTGGATAATCGGGACGGCGGACAACTTTAAGCCGTCCGGAGCTATCTATTCGACTTTACGTGATTTGGATTCGACAGCCGATATTAACTATTATAAAAAGACTATTACTATAAACGGTCAGCATATCTTATTTAAGACGCATGAGCAAGACGTAACGGCTTTTGCGGGGCCGCGATTGTTTGCGATTTTTTCGGACGAACCGATGAAAGAAGCGATTTTTCATGAATGTTTGTTGAGGCTTACCGGAATAAACAACGCAAATAAAATGTTTCTGTTTTTTACTCCGGTAACGAACCGCGCTTCATATTTGCTTGATTATGACGAAAGTCGAAAAGACGAAGGGTTTAACGACGTTTGCTGGATGAAAGGTTCAATATACGATAATCCGCACGCCACACAAAAACAATTAAACGCGATAGAAAGGCTTGTCGCAATCAATCCGGCGGAAAAAAACGCGAGGCTTTACGGAGAGTTCGCACAACTTTCAGGACGAATATTCACGACGTTTTCACGCTCGGAGCACGTATTTAACGAATTACCTTATAATTTATACAAATACTATATTTCTTTTGATCCGCACGAAATGAAAAGCCTTTTCGGGCTGCTTATCGCCGTCAATCCCGACAGACAATTTTTTGTAATAGACGAATTTCCCAATCGCCCCTGGAATCAAATAACGACAGACCAAATGGACATAACCCAGCAAGTGCAGGAATTGCACAACATGTGTCATAGAAATAATATAGAGTTCAAAGATTTAAGTTCGATATTCGCCGATAAAATAGAAATCGCTCAGCCAAGAACGCAACTTCACGGAAAAGAAACTTTACGCGAAAAATATGCGGCCGCAGGCGTGCATATAAATACGACTTTTTCTGTGCTTTGGGATGAGGGACTTGAAGCGATACACGAGGCTTTGTATTACGATGAAATATATTATCCGAATCTTCACATTAAAGATAACTGCAATAACTTAATTACGGCGATGGAAAGGTTTTCATATAAAACTACAAAAATAAGTTCGCTTGTGACTTCTAAGGTTTCAAGGCTTGATCCCGAATGGGAGTGTCCGATAAGCGCGCTTAGGTTTTTCGTAACGTCAAACTTTACCGTACCGGCGATAAGTTCGCCTTATGCTCCGAAATTCAAAAAGGCTTATACGCGAGACAGACAAAGCGATAAGGTTACAAGCCGTCTATAA